In Malaclemys terrapin pileata isolate rMalTer1 chromosome 10, rMalTer1.hap1, whole genome shotgun sequence, the following are encoded in one genomic region:
- the LOC128844647 gene encoding zona pellucida sperm-binding protein 3-like, producing MGYRGSLSFALLCWVVSGVTCYNPWDFSRRDSAIWRPSPRAEPPRRQAHVPSLAQPYPWTRVDASQLRAVSPLQPVTAQCEEAQMVITVHRDLFRTGRLIKAADLSLGPAACQYTSLNAAENTVTFTAGLHECGSTLQMTPDSLIYSTNLNYNPTPASNPVILRTSPAVIPIECHYPRKDNVSSKAIKPTWVPFSSTLSAEERLGFSLHLMKDDWSAERPSNGFQLGEVMHIQADVSTGNHVALRLFVDSCVATLTPDRDSSPHYAVIDFNGCLVDGRSDDTTSAFISPRPRQDTLQFMVDVFRFAGDARNLIYITCHLKVTAAEQAPDPLNKACSFNKAGNIWSPVEGTRDICRCCETGNCALLGGHSGRGSPLDRWPGRHFQRDVASRHGDFSVRVEETDVVVGPLIILDAYQESRGVVEDGMEAGKAAAPGAEENPGLELGLTLVAAAIALASMILAICFIYKNHSHATAGTVV from the exons ATGGGATATAGAGGTAGCCTGAGctttgctctcctgtgctgggtgGTCAGTGGGGTGACCTGTTACAATCCCTGGGATTTCTCTAGGAGAGACTCAGCCATCTGGAGACCAtcccccagggctgagccccCTCGCAGACAAGCCCATGTGCCCTCTCTTGCCCAGCCCTACCCCTGGACTCGAGTTGATGCTTCCCAGCTCAGGGCTGTGTCCCCGCTGCAGCCTGTCACGGCGCAGTGTGAGGAGGCTCAGATGGTGATCACTGTGCACAGGGATCTGTTTAGGACGGGGCGACTGATCAAAGCTGCTGACCTGAGCCTTGGCCCGGCCGCCTGCCAGTACACGTCCCTTAATGCTGCAGAGAACACAGTGACTTTTACAGCTGGGCTCCATGAATGTGGCAGCACCTTACAA ATGACCCCAGACTCCCTGATTTACAGCACGAACTTGAACTAtaaccccacccctgccagcaacCCAGTGATCCTGAGAACCAGTCCAGCTGTGATTCCCATTGAGTGTCACTACCCCAG GAAGGACAACGTGAGCAGCAAAGCCATCAAGCCAACATGGGTTCCCTTCAGTTCCACCCTGTCTGCTGAGGAGAGGCTGGGTTTCTCCCTGCACCTGATGAAGG ATGACTGGAGTGCTGAGAGACCCTCCAATGGATTCCAGCTGGGGGAGGTCATGCATATCCAAGCTGATGTCAGCACTGGGAACCATGTGGCTCTGAGGCTCTTTGTGGACAGCTGTGTGGCCACCCTGACCCCAGACAGGGACTCCTCTCCCCACTatgctgtcattgacttcaatgg ATGCCTGGTGGATGGGAGATCAGATGACACCACCTCAGCCTTCATATCCCCCAGGCCCAGGCAGGACACGCTGCAGTTCATGGTGGATGTGTTCAGGTTTGCAGGAGACGCCAGGAACTTG aTCTACATCACCTGCCATCTGAAAGTCACTGCAGCTGAGCAAGCCCCAGATCCCTTGAACAAGGCTTGTTCCTTCAACAAAGCAGGCAACAT CTGGTCTCCAGTGGAAGGCACCAGAGACATCTGCAGGTGCTGTGAGACTGGAAATTGTGCATTACTTGGAGGACATTCTGGGAGAGGCAGCCCTCTGGACAGATGGCCAGGAAGGCACTTCCAGAGAGATGTGGCCTCCAGACATG GTGACTTCTCAGTGAGGGTAGAAGAGACTGATGTTGTGGTAGGACCCCTAATCATCCTTGATGCCTATCAAGAATCCAGGGGTGTTGTAGAAGATGGAATGGAAGCAGGGAAGGCAGCTGCACCAG GTGCAGAGGAGAatcctgggctggagctgggactgACCTTGGTGGCAGCTGCCATAGCTTTGGCCTCTATGATTCTGGCCATCTGCTTCATATACAAAAACCACAGCCATGCCACTGCTGGAACTGTTGTGTGA
- the LOC128844474 gene encoding uncharacterized protein LOC128844474 encodes MDQCLPLSPVVQSLGALYKVRNFSFVRLRDIKGDLEIYGEAYIDTHAHADVHQVLQALRGLVNYSVDLTSLSVDDSRLSLQVFPISFLINNRAVNEKLLDHSSVEHQNLTRDLADVLMHALKKYQGLLQVVIRDLLSGSLICHGNVVFQHPAPASADVLQTLVLSVGPHDVLAGSGFQVDPYSFTVADDQLEPPFVYPSFPGYAVAIIVMCGLVIIAIPIVALLYLNSGLFGWHDKAIIQGGRDHEAGTQTFELDNQGFRSTIEEDDGRHSYTPTKYSARE; translated from the exons ATGGATCAGTGTCTCCCTTTATCTCCT GTGGTTCAGTCTCTGGGGGCCCTGTACAAAGTGAGGAACTTCTCCTTTGTCAGACTCAG GGATATCAAAGGTGACCTGGAAATCTATGGTGAAGCCTACATTGACACACATGCCCATGCTGATGTCCACCAGGTTCTGCAAGCACTGAGGGGTCTTGTTAACTACTCTGTAGACTTGACATCTCTCTCTGTGGATG ATTCAAGGCTTAGCTTGCAGGTTTTCCCCATTTCCTTCCTGATCAACAACAGGGCAGTCAATGAGAAACTGTTGGATCACTCTTCTGTGGAACACCAGAACCTCACCAGGGACCTTGCTGATGTG CTGATGCATGCCCTGAAGAAATACCAAGGCCTCCTGCAAGTGGTAATTCGAGACCTCCT AAGTGGCTCCCTGATCTGTCATGGCAATGTGGTATTCCAGcatcctgccccagccagtgcagaTGTTCTGCAGACTCTTGTTCTTTCAGTTGGTCCACATGATGTGTTGGCTGGGTCAGGCTTTCAGGTGGACCCATATTCTTTCACAGTGGCAG ATGATCAACTGGAACCTCCCTTTGTGTATCCAAGTTTCCCTGGATATGCTGTGGCAATTATTGTCATGTGTGGCCTTGTTATAATTGCCATTCCCATTGTGGCTCTGCTG TACCTGAATTCAGGGCTATTTGGCTGGCACGACAAGGCTATAATTCAGGGTGGGAGAGACCATGAAGCAGGGACACAAACATTTGAACTGGATAACCAAGGATTCCGCTCTACCATTGAAGAG GATGATGGCAGACATTCATACACACCTACAAAATACTCTGCCAGAGAGTGA